A DNA window from Paenibacillus segetis contains the following coding sequences:
- a CDS encoding cold shock domain-containing protein translates to MQGKVKWFNAEKGYGFIETEEGGDVFVHFSAIQTDGFKSLDEGQAVEFEIVEGARGPQAANVIKL, encoded by the coding sequence ATGCAAGGTAAAGTTAAATGGTTCAACGCAGAAAAAGGTTACGGGTTCATCGAAACTGAAGAGGGCGGAGACGTATTCGTACACTTCTCAGCTATCCAAACAGACGGATTCAAATCCTTGGACGAAGGACAAGCGGTTGAGTTCGAAATCGTTGAAGGCGCTCGTGGACCACAAGCAGCTAACGTAATCAAGTTATAA
- the pseC gene encoding UDP-4-amino-4,6-dideoxy-N-acetyl-beta-L-altrosamine transaminase — translation MKDSSDPSSSKPIRSTLLPYGQQWLDEQDIEAVVKVLRGDFITQGPAIEAFETKVADYVGVKYAVAFTNGTAALHAACFAAGIGEGDEVITTPLTFLASSNCVLYQGGTPVFVDIDMDTYNVAPAEIESKITERTKAIIAVDFTGQPVEIDRISMIAHDHNLVLIQDAAHSLGASYAGRRVGAWADMTMFSFHPVKHVTTGEGGIITTDNEEYYRKLVLFRSHGMTKDPEKLIKNDGPWYYEMQELGYNYRMTDMQAALGVSQMDKLDSFVARRREIAAIYNEKLGMLPGIVIPGQHPDAESSWHLYVIRFLPDYFHGNRRDWFEALRTEGIGVHVHYIPVYLQPYYQKMGYAQGLCPNAEKYYSSAITLPLFPKMTDSDVSDVIKAVNKIHAHFCLN, via the coding sequence ATGAAAGATTCATCTGATCCATCATCGTCCAAGCCAATTCGCTCAACACTACTGCCTTATGGGCAGCAGTGGCTTGACGAGCAGGACATTGAAGCGGTGGTAAAAGTACTTAGGGGTGACTTTATAACCCAAGGACCAGCAATTGAAGCATTTGAAACTAAGGTTGCAGACTATGTAGGGGTTAAGTATGCAGTAGCTTTTACCAATGGAACTGCCGCACTACATGCTGCTTGCTTTGCCGCTGGAATTGGTGAAGGGGACGAAGTAATTACAACCCCACTTACTTTTTTGGCTAGCAGTAATTGTGTACTTTACCAAGGTGGAACGCCAGTATTTGTAGATATTGACATGGATACATATAATGTCGCTCCAGCAGAAATTGAATCGAAAATTACTGAGCGGACAAAAGCCATTATAGCAGTAGACTTTACTGGGCAGCCAGTTGAGATCGATCGAATCTCCATGATTGCTCATGACCATAACCTCGTACTAATTCAGGACGCCGCTCATTCATTAGGAGCTAGTTATGCGGGGCGCAGAGTTGGAGCTTGGGCTGACATGACGATGTTTAGCTTCCATCCGGTTAAGCATGTAACCACTGGGGAAGGTGGTATAATTACAACCGATAACGAAGAATACTATCGTAAACTAGTATTGTTCCGAAGTCATGGAATGACCAAAGATCCAGAAAAATTAATTAAGAATGATGGTCCTTGGTATTATGAGATGCAGGAATTGGGCTATAACTATCGGATGACAGATATGCAAGCAGCGCTGGGCGTGAGCCAGATGGACAAATTGGACTCTTTTGTGGCAAGAAGACGAGAAATAGCAGCGATTTATAATGAAAAGCTGGGGATGCTGCCGGGAATTGTTATTCCAGGACAACATCCTGATGCAGAGTCTAGTTGGCATCTCTATGTAATACGATTTCTGCCAGATTATTTTCACGGGAACCGCCGTGATTGGTTCGAAGCGCTTCGTACCGAAGGAATAGGAGTTCATGTCCATTATATTCCTGTATATCTGCAGCCTTATTATCAGAAAATGGGCTACGCTCAGGGATTATGTCCTAATGCGGAAAAATACTATTCATCTGCAATAACGTTGCCTCTATTCCCAAAAATGACAGATTCCGATGTTTCAGACGTTATTAAAGCGGTTAATAAAATACATGCACATTTCTGTCTAAACTAA